A part of Desulfomicrobium baculatum DSM 4028 genomic DNA contains:
- a CDS encoding GIY-YIG nuclease family protein, producing MSDWFVYVLRCGDGSLYTGITTNVPRRLAEHASGGPRAAKYLRGRGPLELAFSVPAEDKSAALSMERWIKAQPKSRKEELIAGRLRWPDSD from the coding sequence GTGTCCGACTGGTTCGTGTACGTGCTGCGCTGCGGCGACGGGAGCCTCTACACCGGCATCACCACAAACGTGCCCCGGCGCCTGGCCGAACACGCCTCGGGCGGCCCCAGGGCGGCCAAGTACCTGCGCGGCCGAGGGCCGTTGGAGCTTGCCTTTTCAGTTCCGGCGGAAGACAAGTCCGCCGCTTTGTCAATGGAAAGATGGATCAAGGCGCAGCCGAAAAGCCGCAAGGAAGAGCTGATCGCGGGCAGGCTGCGCTGGCCGGATTCGGATTGA
- the trhA gene encoding PAQR family membrane homeostasis protein TrhA, with amino-acid sequence MNQSASEYSLGEEIANSITHAIAAGMSIAALVVLIARAVSQGDAWHVVSFSIFGATLILLYMASTLYHAIPLPRAKRILKTLDHSAIFLLIAGTYTPFMLVNLRETVGWTVFGVVWLLAVAGIVLKCCFVYRFKRLSLTIYLGMGWLCVLIGRDMYATLSGTSLLLLALGGLAYTLGVVFYVWKRLPYNHAIWHLFVIAGSTMHFFSVLHTLPS; translated from the coding sequence ATGAACCAGTCTGCTTCCGAGTATTCTCTGGGTGAAGAGATCGCCAACAGCATCACCCATGCCATCGCCGCCGGGATGTCCATCGCCGCCCTGGTGGTGCTCATCGCCCGGGCCGTGTCCCAGGGCGACGCCTGGCACGTGGTCAGTTTTTCCATTTTCGGCGCTACGCTCATTCTGCTTTATATGGCGTCGACCCTTTATCATGCCATCCCCTTGCCGCGGGCCAAGCGCATTCTGAAAACCCTGGACCACAGCGCCATTTTCCTGCTCATCGCCGGCACCTATACGCCGTTCATGCTGGTCAATCTGCGCGAGACCGTGGGCTGGACCGTTTTCGGCGTGGTCTGGCTGCTGGCCGTGGCCGGGATCGTGCTCAAGTGCTGCTTCGTGTACCGCTTCAAGCGCCTGTCCCTGACCATTTATCTTGGCATGGGATGGCTGTGCGTGCTCATCGGGCGCGACATGTACGCCACCCTGTCCGGCACGAGTTTGCTTTTACTGGCTCTGGGCGGCCTGGCCTACACCCTGGGCGTCGTTTTCTACGTGTGGAAGCGTCTGCCCTACAATCACGCCATCTGGCATCTCTTTGTCATCGCGGGCAGTACCATGCATTTCTTCTCGGTGCTGCACACTCTGCCCTCATAG
- a CDS encoding NYN domain-containing protein has protein sequence MTQKRKLWLIDAGYLFNARHSVRSGYEFSYLRLRNYLEQDGLIWRAYYLNSTPNPPSDGQDNFHRWLRSGPPFGPKIITKFYTLKQQRADKAYCEECGQKVSLRCQNQHGDFTHRVFNEIQKGVDVAIATLSLIHQRNYETLMLSSGDSDLLDAVEHLSEQGKSIELVVFRDGVSSELQCRADRIYWINDFASEVDNSFRDAVGEGDNP, from the coding sequence ATGACACAAAAACGCAAGCTCTGGCTTATCGACGCAGGTTATCTTTTCAACGCAAGGCATAGCGTGCGTAGCGGCTATGAATTCAGCTACTTGCGGCTGCGAAACTATCTGGAGCAGGACGGACTGATCTGGCGGGCCTATTATCTCAATTCCACGCCCAATCCGCCTTCGGACGGGCAGGACAATTTTCACCGTTGGCTGCGCAGCGGGCCGCCCTTCGGCCCCAAGATCATCACCAAGTTTTACACGCTCAAGCAGCAACGCGCGGACAAGGCCTATTGCGAGGAGTGCGGGCAGAAGGTATCCTTGCGCTGCCAGAATCAGCACGGAGATTTCACGCACCGGGTTTTCAACGAGATCCAGAAGGGCGTGGACGTGGCCATCGCCACCTTGTCGCTCATTCACCAGCGCAACTACGAGACCCTGATGCTGTCCTCCGGCGATTCGGATTTGCTCGACGCCGTGGAGCACCTTTCGGAACAGGGCAAGAGCATCGAACTGGTGGTGTTCAGGGACGGCGTCTCTTCGGAGCTGCAGTGCCGGGCCGACCGCATTTACTGGATCAACGATTTCGCGTCCGAAGTGGACAATTCCTTCCGTGATGCGGTAGGAGAGGGTGACAACCCCTGA
- a CDS encoding M24 family metallopeptidase, giving the protein MSFVSLEHMPLAETQDRISRLRTHMGELCPEASGMLVFSRLAIYHLSGVWASGVLWVPACGEPVLLCRKGVERARLDSPLERILEFKSYSQLPALLREADAPLGDTAAVEMTGLSWSMGELLRSKLPGVNLVPGDTALAWTRAVKTEWELAKLRLAGMRHDQALNDTLPDLIRPGMTEREIALAVWDAFYRHGHQGMMRMQNAGEEIFLGHISAGDSANYPSVFNGPLGLRGAHPVLPFLGYAGKVWQRGEPLALDCGFCLEGYHTDKTQIYWADESVIPEEADRAQDFCLQIQEHLSSRLVPGAIPAELYRDCIKIVLANDMGEGFMGLGRNKVGFLGHGIGLAIDEWPVIAPTFDRPLQENMVLALEPKIGIAGLGMVGVENTFVVTPKGGECLTGERFGPTFPS; this is encoded by the coding sequence ATGAGTTTTGTCTCCCTTGAACACATGCCCCTGGCCGAGACCCAGGACCGAATCTCCCGACTGCGTACGCACATGGGCGAACTCTGCCCCGAAGCATCGGGCATGCTAGTTTTTTCACGATTGGCCATTTACCACCTGAGCGGAGTCTGGGCCAGTGGGGTGCTGTGGGTGCCCGCCTGCGGCGAGCCCGTGCTGCTGTGCCGCAAGGGCGTGGAGCGCGCGCGTCTCGATTCGCCCCTTGAACGCATCCTGGAGTTCAAGTCGTATTCGCAGCTGCCCGCTCTGCTGCGTGAAGCCGATGCGCCTCTGGGCGACACGGCCGCGGTGGAGATGACGGGCCTTTCCTGGTCCATGGGCGAGCTTTTGCGCTCGAAGCTCCCCGGCGTGAATCTGGTGCCCGGCGACACCGCCCTGGCCTGGACCCGCGCCGTCAAGACCGAGTGGGAGCTGGCCAAGCTGCGTCTGGCCGGCATGCGTCACGACCAGGCATTGAACGACACCCTGCCGGACCTCATCCGCCCCGGCATGACCGAGCGAGAGATCGCCCTGGCCGTGTGGGACGCTTTTTACCGGCACGGTCACCAGGGCATGATGCGCATGCAGAACGCGGGCGAGGAGATATTTCTCGGCCACATCTCGGCCGGAGATTCCGCCAACTACCCCAGCGTGTTCAACGGACCATTGGGCCTGCGCGGGGCCCATCCGGTGCTGCCTTTCCTGGGCTACGCCGGAAAGGTCTGGCAGCGCGGTGAGCCCCTGGCCCTTGATTGTGGGTTTTGTCTTGAGGGCTACCACACGGACAAGACCCAGATCTACTGGGCCGATGAATCCGTGATTCCCGAGGAGGCTGACCGCGCCCAGGATTTCTGCCTGCAGATCCAGGAACATCTGAGCAGCCGTCTGGTGCCCGGCGCCATCCCGGCGGAACTGTACCGCGACTGCATCAAGATCGTGCTCGCCAACGACATGGGCGAGGGGTTCATGGGCCTGGGCCGCAACAAGGTCGGGTTCCTGGGGCACGGCATCGGTCTGGCCATCGACGAGTGGCCGGTCATCGCCCCCACCTTCGACCGCCCCCTGCAGGAGAACATGGTTTTGGCCCTGGAGCCCAAGATCGGCATCGCTGGCTTGGGCATGGTCGGCGTGGAAAATACCTTCGTGGTTACCCCCAAAGGCGGCGAGTGCCTGACCGGCGAGCGGTTTGGTCCGACTTTTCCAAGCTAG
- the mqnC gene encoding cyclic dehypoxanthinyl futalosine synthase, whose product MNTRLNKNEARYVWDMNDVFTLGGLAHQRRMEMHPEGIVTYIVDRNINYTNVCVSACKFCAFFKGPGEEGGYVLSTEEILSKVQETVDLGGYQILLQGGMNPDLPLGYYTDLLRTLKSHFPGVAVHGFSPSEVWYLSEKESRPVADILIDLRRAGLDSMPGGGAEILNDEVRTRVSPRKCTADQWISVMETAHGLDMRTTATMMLGQGETFAQRMEHLDRLRDLQDRTGGFTAFIPWTFQPRNTRMVMPEASSHEYLKFLALCRLYLDNIGNIQASWVTQGPMVGQLALFWGANDFGSTMLEENVVAATGVHFLLPESQLRSLVERAGFTPRRRSMDYTLREEAV is encoded by the coding sequence ATGAACACCCGCCTGAACAAGAACGAGGCCCGATACGTCTGGGATATGAACGACGTCTTCACTCTCGGGGGGCTCGCCCACCAGCGTCGCATGGAAATGCATCCCGAGGGGATCGTCACATATATTGTCGACCGTAATATCAATTACACCAATGTCTGCGTTTCCGCCTGCAAATTCTGCGCGTTTTTCAAGGGCCCGGGCGAGGAGGGCGGTTATGTCCTGTCCACGGAGGAGATTCTGTCCAAGGTGCAAGAGACCGTTGACCTCGGCGGATATCAGATTCTGCTGCAGGGCGGGATGAATCCGGACCTGCCCCTAGGCTATTACACGGATCTGCTGCGCACGTTGAAGAGCCATTTTCCGGGTGTTGCCGTGCACGGGTTTTCACCCTCGGAGGTCTGGTATCTGAGCGAAAAAGAGTCCCGGCCCGTGGCCGACATCCTGATCGATCTGCGCCGGGCGGGGCTTGATTCCATGCCTGGCGGCGGGGCCGAGATACTCAACGACGAGGTCAGGACCCGCGTCTCCCCGCGCAAATGTACGGCGGATCAGTGGATTTCCGTCATGGAGACGGCTCACGGCCTGGACATGCGCACCACCGCGACCATGATGCTCGGTCAGGGCGAAACTTTCGCGCAGCGCATGGAACACCTCGACCGGCTGCGCGACCTGCAGGATCGCACTGGCGGTTTCACGGCCTTCATCCCCTGGACCTTCCAGCCCCGTAACACGCGCATGGTCATGCCCGAAGCCTCGTCTCACGAGTATCTCAAATTTCTGGCCCTGTGTCGCCTGTATCTGGACAACATTGGCAACATCCAGGCCTCCTGGGTCACCCAGGGTCCCATGGTCGGGCAGTTGGCCCTCTTTTGGGGCGCCAATGATTTCGGCTCGACCATGCTTGAGGAAAATGTCGTCGCGGCCACGGGCGTGCATTTCCTGCTGCCCGAATCCCAGCTGCGCTCCCTGGTCGAGCGCGCGGGATTCACGCCCCGGCGGCGGAGCATGGACTACACCCTGCGCGAGGAGGCCGTATGA